TGTCCCTTCCACTTTGACCACAGATTTATTATGACTCACTCGTGCTCGTGTCCACACTAGTCCCAGATACCCGGGCGGTTCCATGTTCAGTTTCTATGCAGAAGCAGTTTGGGGCAGGGAAGCAACTCCTCGTGACAATGGGCCCACAATTCTCATTGGAGCGCTTGCTCATGTCTGAAGcccagccctgcatctgagcCCCAAGCAGTGCCCATGCCCGACCATTTCCAGAACCCACTCCTGTGGCTCCCCGTCCTCAGATCTCCATCACTAGAGTAGCTGATGACATCGGGGAGAACATTGAGATGCCCCGGGCTATTTCAAAGTCCCCTTGGTATACCATGGAAGGTTCCAGAAGCCAGCCAGATCAGGGACTGAGAGAGAAGTCATCCCCGGAAGACACGTTGCCCGACTCTCCACCAAAGGCACGTGTACCAACCGTTTATGTTCTCAATCCACCCGGACATACCCTCCCCCTCACACTGCGATCTGCCGTGCTCAGCCCAGCAAGGCATGCCCTGCACGGCCCACTTTGGGGGCCCTGGGAGCAGAGTCTAGATAATGCTAGGTCTCTGGTTGTGCCATAGCTGGGCCTGGTGCCTGAGTCCGGGGAAGACCACGGGCCAGAGAAGCAGTCACGTGAGAACGCATCCTGTATCAGAAGTGTCCCAGAGTGGATTCCAGATTCTCTTTACCAACCCCAAGGAAATCCTGCCCTGAGTACCCGGGGTACCCAGCACCTGCCATAGACTTCCTCCTCTGGAACTGTCTAGGAGAAGGAGAAAACCTGAAGCTATGCAACTGAATGCTTTTCACCGCTGCCCGGTGCACGCAGGCCCTCTCCTCCCGGGGCTCAGAAAGTGCCCGCAGAATGTGGCAGCAGAATCGCACACCCCTCACCTCACTGCCTATTGTACGCCTCAGGCCAATACACTCTGATGGGCCCCTGTCTCCCAATGATTCCTTCTGAAACTTTCTTATTGGTGAATGTGTATGTGGTCTGTGATGTTAATGCGGTGGTTGACTTTATAGTATATTAACAACAGATCCCTGGAAACCTCCTTTCAAGGAACGCCATTTTGCCTCTGATTTGAGAATATCTGTGAGTCATCCACTCGATGATCTGAACAGATCCTGCTGACTTTTGGCATAACAGCAGAAGGGATGAGTCTCCAAAGTGCGGTGTAACCAGGCAGCCGGGGAAGCAGGCTGGCCCGGGGAGCGGGAACTCTCCACCCCAGGCATGTATCAAAGGGTAAGCAGGAATGGAACTGTTGCCTCTGCTGTCTACTGGCCCAATCCAGAGCAGAACTTTAATTACTGGCTCCCCGAACAGCCAGGCGTGCTCTGGGCACATCCATAAAGAGCCACCGGAGTGCCAAAGGCGGCTTGTCCCACTCAGCAGGTTGAATTAGTGGTCCACTTTCTGTCTGGACCCCAAAAGTCCTGCTCACCCTAGATTTAGGATGGAAGTGGCTTTTATTCCTCCTAACCCCGAACGGTGAAGGTTGACAGCTTTTGTTttgcagtttttccttttcctttttcctcattcCTCCTCTAGGTCTGAGAGGCTCTTCATCAAGTCATCCTTCCTCAGTTACGCACCTATCAATTTGCTCCCTCATTCCTCGGCAAAGGTCAACTGAGCTCCTGTCATAGGTTCCAACAGGTGCACCCACGCGAGAGTGCCAGGAACTGACCTCTAGGGCTCACAGCCTGGTCTCGTCCCTTGCATGTCCCAGGGCTTCTCTGTTCCCCGGGGGGTGTAGGGCCCAGTGTGCGCAGTCCCGTGGGAGTGGCTGAATAGGGGGGCTGGGAGAAGCGATACGTTAAGTACAATAAGTGCCTGACAGAGCACCTCCCCCCTGGAGACCACCCGTCTTGCTGCCCCGGGACAAGGGTCTGAGGTTTCAGTGTCAACTGGGCTCTTACCCTGTTAGCCGTGACCTTAGTGAACTCACCACCTCACTGAGGTATGGTTTCCCACTGGCAAAATGGAAGACAGTAATGGAGCCCCCAAGACTTGGGAGTACGGTACGGGAGTGGATGAGATGCGTCTGACCGTGCTCAGCATTGTGTGAGAGACGAGTGTGTTTCTCAAAGCGTTTTCTTCCCTTGTTCCCAAAGATGAATCGCGTGCAGCTCCTGCCCGTCATGGGAGCCCCTGTTTTGGAGGTGGGtgcagccacccaggagctctgaGAAAGTCACCTGCCTGTCACAGAGACATAAACGGAGTCTTGCTGGGTGAGGAAGGTCAGATTCATTATAGGCATATAAAACTCTGTCATAGTCTTAGTTAAAATAGAAGAGAGGACTGAAGAGTCAACCTGGACCTTGGCCTGGAAGCAGTCTCCTCTGTCCGCTGCTCGGGATGGGCACTGACTctcagactcactgctgagcgaGGTGCTGCTTCGGCTGGTGGGTTTAAACTCCGGCGCCCAGAAGGAAACGTGGACGGAACAGACTGGGTTCACACAGACAAGGGGGCAGAAACAGGCCACAGCGCCAGGGCATTTTGGGCTTCCTATCCATTtggagattttctttcctttttcttctctcaatgagaaaataaagctCCTGAGACACCCAGTGACTCATCCCAGGTCCCCCAATCTACCCTTGGTGGAGCCCAGATGACACCCATGTCACCTCACACCCTGACTGGAAATCTTTCTGCTCTTTATCTGTAGCCTGAGGAGACAGTAGACAAAtaacagaaagagaggaagacaggaagaaaaaagaaagaatggggaaaaaaaaaaaaaaagaaggaaggaaggatcatTATTGCAAATGCAATAAATTGTAAATTCTTCTGATGCCTGCAAAGTCCCAATATTTCCTTGAATCTCTCAGCTAATCAAGGCTGCATGGGTATTGATATTCAGAAGGACAGAGATCCTTCTAAAACTgcttttccccttcatttcatCCCACCACCTCTGAGAGCATCTGACAGAAAGTGGTTTGGATGCTGGGCCGCACAATTAGCTCCTAATTTTGTCAGGCTTCTTCCTGCGAGCCCCACTGTCTCATAATCATGGCTCTCCACTGTGACCAGGAGGCTGGGACAAAGGCTTTCTGATTCAACAGGAACTGTAATTGAGGTGAGATCGATACAGAGACATCACGATTCCCTCAATCAGACCCCCAACCAATTTTTCAGCTAGAAGTACAAGCTTGCGCACATATCACTAGGGTTTTATTATTAGTCACATGAGCTTAGGGCTACCCCCAATGCCACGACATGACTGCACTTGGCAAAACAAATGTGATACTTAACGGGGGCAGAAGACTTAGCCTGGGTGGCCAGGCTGCTACATTCCACGCGCACATGTGACCTGCCTCTTGAGGTAAGGTGAGGCGACAGGAAGAAGAGACAGACAGTAGGGACTCAAGGGCAGAAAGGCTCAAATCATTTCGGACATAGAGACCCTCTACCCAGCCCtgggattttttatttcttgtgggttttcttttttgggggggggatttgttttttgtttgttttgtgtattttgtgtgtgtgtggataagcttctcccttcttcctgtgACCTCTTTGTCCTTTCTAGAACCACAGGTACATCTCCTTTGTCCAGGataagaggtgggggaggggcacctgggtggctcgattGATTGAGCATcccagtcttgatctcagctcaggtcttgatctcagggtcctgagttcaagccctggtTGGGCTCCAGGCTCTACCTgcagcccacttaaaaaaaaaaaaaaaagaaagaaaagaaaaaagaaaaagtaaataaataaataagtaaaagaggTGGGGGAGAACAGGAATTTGTCTTAaagtcctcctcccctccccagtcccccaGCCCAGAGACTGTGAGGAAAAGGTGGTGTTTTGCTCCAGCATTTTCAGTGATTCTCGGATGACATTGCCCCGGGAATGCCCATGcctataaaaattccattttgggaGTTACTGTGAACAGGTACCTTTTTTCCTTCATCCAAGAAAAGTAGCACATCCACTGACCAAGATCAAAGGGTGAATCCCAGTCGGCACAACACAGGGCTCTGCTTAACAGTTTAGCATCCTTGCAAAATTAATCCGAAATGTTTCTATTTGTGGCAGAAGAGAGAGCGGGCAGGAAAAGGGAGACTGAGGGACTGGGAGGGAGATTGGCAGAGAGTCTGAAAGTACGCTGTCCGGATTTTTAtgagtttcttcctctgtacctCTGGGTTTCCGACCCTTAAGAGGAAACCAACTCCCAACAGTCTGCTAAGCCAACGCGGCCTTGGAATTCCAAATTGAACACAGTTTGGTTCAGGTTTTTCAACGGCGGCAAAACCCAGCCGTCCACGGGGAGGAAAGCCAGAGGGGGCcaattaggaaggaagaaattaaagagaagagTAAAGGAAAGAGGCGGCGCGCATGAAAGGTCCAGCGGAGAGTGAGTGACAAGGCAGGAGCCCCGCAGCCGGGGCGGGCAGGCGGCCGCGCGGGGGGACTGACAGGTGGGTGTCGCGGCCCCGCACGGCGGCGAGCGGGCGAGAAGTCCCCAACTCCCCGCAGCGCCGGCCGCCGCAGCGACGCCTCGCGAGAGAGCGGGGGCCGCAGAGGAGGGAGCGGGGAGCGCGCGGGGCGGGAggaggcgggaggcgggaggcgggcGGGAGGCGGGCGCGCGGGCTCCCACGCCGGCCTCGGTGCCACCCGCCCGCCCACCCGCCGACCGCGCTCCGGGCGTCTCCTCTCCCTCCGACGCGCCGCGGCGGCCCGGCATCCGGTTGCCTGGCGCGGAGATCTCTCCGAGCCCGCGGGGCGGAGAAAGCGAGGCCAAGCCGGGCGGCCCCCCGGGCGCGCTTCCCGGCGGAGACGCGGGGACGAGACCCGGGGCGGAGCGGCGGAGGGCGGCGCGGGCACTGACGCGAGTTGGGCAGCGCGCGGAGCCAGCCCGCGGAGACGCCCTAGCCGGGTGCACGCGCCGGGCGGAGCGCGCAGGTGGGGCTGCGCTGGCCGCGGTGCACCCCGCGCCGGTTCCCCGCCGGCCGGAGGATGGGCGCCGGCGCCCCGGGACCGCGCCCGCCGCTGCTGCCCCCGAGCCCGCCGCGAGCCCGGCGTCCGGCCCGCGCCCCGCGCTCATGTATGTAGGCTGGGCGCCCGCCCCCAGGGCTGAGGGTGCATGTGGGTTGTCCGCACCCAGCGCGCCGGGACGCGCCCGGGCACCGTTCCACCTTCTCACCGCTCGGGAGGACCTCCCTGCGACCCCGACCCCTAGTTTGTAAATACGGGTGGGTGGCTCGCCCCGGGCTGAGGTCCATCGGGCCGGGGCTGGAAGTGAGCACAGGGCACGGTTGTCCCAGCTctactggggtgggggagggatttGCAGCGGGTTGGGGGGCGTGAAGACCCCCTGGAGCGCGCCGGATGGGGGGGTAGGGTGgagggcgagagggagagaggctggaTTGCCCGCACCCTGCGGCGTCTAGGGTTCTCTTGGCCCCTTTGGGCGGCAGAAACTTTGGGATCCAGAGAGGCTTTTGGAGatggggagagtgagagggactcgcccccctccccccggcatCCGCAGCCTCCCCCACCGCACACCTTGGTGCTGCCTGGGCACTTCTGCTCCACCCTTACGACCCCCTCCTGGGTGAAAGCGATTACGAGCCCAGCGTTGCGGCCCGCGAGGGGTTCTCTCATCAATGTTCCCGGTCGCCGAGCGGCTGGCTGGgcacgggggttggggggggggggacggtgGAGGAGCCGAAGCCTCCGGAACCCCCGACCCCGCCGCCGGGGCTGGCCGGGGACATCCTTTCGTGCCtcggggcctggggaggagggcggggaAGCGACGTCTGCTCGCTGCGCTCGAGGCATTTAAAAAAGTTGTTGGAGATGAatcacggggtcctgggagcTTCGTTAACCCCCTCCCGCCCCTTTCCCCAAACGCCCTGAGGCAAGCCGGGGAGGGTTTCCCTCCAGTCTCTCTGCCCTGCACGGTCTTCCGTGTCCAGCTCCACTGCGGAATTCTCCATTTAGTAACCTTCGGGAAAGTGTGGCTAGCACCCGGGGGGCACATCCCGGGCTCCCGGATTATGGGGCTCTGTCCGAGTTTAGCACGGGGGCGCGGGCCCGGCTCGCTGCATTCCCGCAGCTCCGGCTCCGCACCCGCCCAGGGCCGTCCCCACCGCTGATCGCGGCCACCGGAGAACCGCGGCCGGCCAGTGTTTCTCCCGGACTTCGCCTCCACGCCCGTCTCCACCATCTGTGAGGGCTCAGAAGCCGGCTGGGCGCCGGCGCTAGGCATGCTGCCCCCGCCCGCGTCGTGCGGCTCGTTAATCTAGAGCGCTGCCGGGGCCGGGCGGCGCGGGGCCGGGTGGGGGCCGGGCGCGCGCGGGCCGCGGGGCTCAGCTGTGCTGCTGTTCTCTCCGCAGGGACGGCGGCTCCCGGCTGGCGGCGGCGCGCCCCCGGGCTGTGAATGCGACTTGCCCCTCGGCCGCgctccccgcccgcccgcccgccgggaCGTGGTAGGGGATGCCCAGCTCCACTGCGATGGCAGTTGGCGCGCTGTCCAGTTCCCTCCTGGTCACCTGCTGCCTGATGGTGGCTCTGTGCAGCCCGAGCATCCCGCTGGAGAAGCTGGCCCAGGCGCCGGAGCAGCCGGGCCAGGAGAAGCGCGAGCACGCGTCTCGGGACGGCCCGGGGCGGGTGAGCGAGCTCGGGCGCCCCGCGAGGGACGAGGGCGGCAGCGGCCGGGACTGGAAGAGCAAGGGCGGCCGGGGGCTCGCCGGCCGGGAGGCGTGGAGCAAGCAGAAGCAGGCCTGGGCCGCCCAGGGCGGGGGCGCCAAGGCCGGGGACCTGCAGGGCCGGCCCCGCGGGGACACCCCGCAGGGGGAGCCCCCGGCCGCCGCCCAGGACGCCACCGGCCCGGACCTCGCGCCCACGCCCGAGCCGCCCGAGGAGTACGCGTACCCGGACTACCGCGGCAAGGGCTGCGTGGACGAGAGCGGCTTCGTGTATGCCATCGGGGAGAAGTTCGCGCCGGGCCCCTCGGCCTGCCCGTGCCTGTGCACCGAGGAGGGGCCGCTGTGCGCGCAGCCCGAGTGCCCGCGGCTGCACCCGCGCTGCATCCACGTCGACACGAGCCAGTGCTGCCCGCAGTGCAAGGAGAGGAAGAACTACTGCGAGTTCCGGGGCAAGACCTACCAGACTCTGGAGGAGTTCGTGGTAAGAGGCCAGCGCCCGCCGGGCCACTTTGCACGTCCCACCGCGGGGTGAAACCTCTCTGTGCACTATGCGCCCCTGCTTTGAAGAAGAGGCGCGTTCTGGTTCTCAGAGGCGGGCAGCGCTGTGCTCGCGTCCCCTCAGCACGATCTCCCTGTCAGTGCGGAGGTGATCTCTAAAGCAGTGTGGCCGATCCACATTCATTCCTTCGATCTTCTGGTCTTCGCCTTAAAAGGGTAGGGAGAGGGTGAGGCCCGAGGCCCGGGAAGGGACAGCCCGAGCACTTATTGGCTGTACCGTTAATGTTAATCCACTGCTCCTAATTTAAAAGTGTTGCCGCTGAAATGCTCAACCTGTTTTCAAACACAGGGTAATTTGCCGTGCCATTTGGGATATATCCTTCAGCTAATGGCTAATTAAGGAAGACTAGTCATATAAATAAGCCATTTCCCTAGATTACGTGGTGGGGGGATCATGCAGatgttctaaaaaatgaaaaggcaaagaaaatgctTCCTCATTGGATGCCAACACACATAGTGGAGGGCAAGAACAAGAAGCCTAGTTTATggttaaaaattgttttgttttaggtgaGGACTAGTAAGGATATTAAAAGCGCTGGCCATCCCCCGAATGCCTACTGTGTGGCAGGCTTGAGGCTGCATTTTCCATGTGCATTACCTTAGTTAAACCTCATACCATGCCATGAGAGAGATTGTTACTTATGATCTCCAGTTGatggagaagaggaaactgaggcacagaatctTTAAATAACGTGGTGAAGGCAAAGTAGCTGTTAAGCAGACTCCTGTGCCAGGCCAAGCGGGTTGTACTCCCCAGTGCCCGCTTTCCCCGTACATTCTATGTGAAACAAAAGCCCAGCCCCACTGGGGCACAGGTTTGGATGGAGATACTGGCCCGTGCATGTGCTGGCCCCTTGGGGAGCTCTGACAGCCTGGCCTCTCACTGGTGGCCTGGACAGAAATGCAGAGCCTTCCATCtggacccccaccccactcccaccgcCAAGGGAGGCTCAACCTATGGCCTGCTGGACGTGGCCTTGCTTTGGCACATGGGAGGTTTCCTGGGCAGAAGGGGGCATCCTGGGGCCTGCAGCTCCCCCCCAAGCTGAGCAGAGAAGGCAGGAGTCCCCCAGAACCCAGCCTCTGAGATCTGCACGTTCAGGAGATGCCCAGGATGTGAGGGCACTGAATGAATTTCAGGAATAAGTCCCCAGGGTTGTAGAACTAGAAAGCCGGGAAGGACGGATCTGGAGATAAGGTACAAAGTGTAGAAACAAGGCTGGGATTTAGAGTCAGGGAACATGGGTGTCCATCCTAGCCTTGCCACTAACCTGCTGCGTGATAGCCACAAAGCGCCTGTCCCCTCTGGGGttctttttcctcatctgcaagcTAAGGGGCCAGCTGAGTCTGGTTGCAGCTCTCCCAGCCTGAGGCCCTGAGTGCATCTCCAGGCCCGCCTGGTTAGCACAGTTGTCCACTCCGGCCCtttggagaaagaaagacaaatttgTTGAGAAACTCGTATGAACCAGGCCCTGACCATATACCCTGAGTGCGGTAGGAACCCTGTCCTCAAAATGCTCTCTGACTAGTGGGAAACATCTGCCTCTCCAGATGTTTCGGTGTGGAGGCAAAGGTCCTGGCAAAACCCAGAGGCAGGACCTTCCCTGTcggcctggggcagggctgaaGGCATGGGCCCAGCAAACTAAATCTCTTGAGTTCTGGGCTCGTAAGAAAATCTAGGAGTTGCGAGAACAAATGCAAGCCGTTAGTTTTTAACTAAGCACGTTTATGGTTCACACTGTATGTAGTTTTATAGTCATTTCCTAAAAGAGCCTGGTGAAGTCGGCTGAGGAATTATTGCAGTTTTGATCTAAAAAGCCAGAACACATCACCGGGTGGCCATTCATCGACCTGAGatggcagagagaagggagaattCAAACTTCTGTTTTCGTAACTCACCGCCAAGTGCGGGCTGCCAAGAAACTGCCTTTGTGTGCAGGGATGGGGGAACTGTTTTTCAAAAACTGGTGGTCAGTAAGTAGACTGTGTTTCAGGCTCTGGAGACGGCAGATGTTAGAGCAACAAACGGGAGATTGGAAGGATTATCATCCTGGGAAGAATTAAGGTAGCAGTGAACCTATTTTTAGAGTATTAAGTGCATCTTCCATCTTCAAGTGACACTTCGTTTTTAACTTTCATCCAATCCTGACGGGCTGCTAGGATGTACACGTGCATGAATGTTGCCCAGCTGCTACAAATGTTTGATTATGTGCTTGCTCCCGTGATATGCACAGCTTCGTAATGATTTCAGTGCCGTGCGTCGTACATACCCTGCTCCTTCGTTTCTCTTACCGTCAGGAAAATTCTAGGCATTTCCCTAAGTCACTGTGCCTTTGTGCATGTCATTTCGTGTCTgtggttttgtttccttctctgtccgAGGCAGGATGCAGCACTCTGTTGGGGGTGTCAGAAGGATGACCTAGAAGGGCGGGCGTACGGTCGGCGGGGAGCCCGGGGCTGGTGGGAGGGCGGTTCTATGGGTTGCAGTCATGCAGGATCCTGGTGCTGAGCGCCAGGGCACAACCAGTGTTCACCTGCCTGCTCGGACTATTCTGGGCTTCCGGGAGAGAGCCACCGAGT
This genomic window from Halichoerus grypus chromosome 12, mHalGry1.hap1.1, whole genome shotgun sequence contains:
- the VWC2 gene encoding brorin, which produces MPSSTAMAVGALSSSLLVTCCLMVALCSPSIPLEKLAQAPEQPGQEKREHASRDGPGRVSELGRPARDEGGSGRDWKSKGGRGLAGREAWSKQKQAWAAQGGGAKAGDLQGRPRGDTPQGEPPAAAQDATGPDLAPTPEPPEEYAYPDYRGKGCVDESGFVYAIGEKFAPGPSACPCLCTEEGPLCAQPECPRLHPRCIHVDTSQCCPQCKERKNYCEFRGKTYQTLEEFVVSPCEQCRCEANGEVLCTVSACPQTECVDPVYEPDQCCPICKNGPNCFAETTVIPAGREVKTDECTICHCTYEEGTWRIERQAMCTRHECRQM